The window TTTTTTTACCCATATGCTATACCTTGGTTATTTTTGACTATTGTATTTTACTATACTTGACTCTCCCCACCAGAATTGTCAAGTACAGACATTATGGGAGGCTTTAAGAAAGCACCTAAAGGTTATCTTAACGTTGAATTTCGGCAAAAATAGCCGCGAGAATCTCTCCTGCTCCTTTTTGGCGGAGTTTTTGGGCTAATTCTACTCCTAGGGCTTCTGCTGAACTTGTTTTTCCCGTAACTTGGTCTTTAATCAGGGTTTGACCGTCTAAACTAGCTACCATTCCCATCAGGGTAAGATTCTCTTCTGTGATACTGGTATTGACACCGATGGGAACTTGACAACCTCCTTCTAATTCTCTTAAAAATGCTCTTTCTGCTAAAGTGCGATCGCGTGTGGGGATGTCTTCGAGGACTTTAATGACTGGGAGAATTTCTTGATCACCTTGACGACATTCGATCCCGAGGGCTCCTTGTCCGACAGCGTGTAGGGATATTTCAGCTGGTATAACCTGATGAATGCGATCGCTCATCCCGAGACGTTCTAAACCTGCTACGGCTAGAATAATGGCGTCATATTCTCCCGCGTCTAATTTGGCTAGTCTGGTATTAACATTACCGCGCACATCTTTAAAAGCTAGATGAGGGTAGTAATGTCTTAGTTGTGCTAATCTCCGTAAAGAGGATGTACCGATTACTGCTCCTTCGGGGAGGGTGTCTAGTTGTTTATCCTGGTGTTTAGCGTTAACTACCAGAGCATCTGCTGGGTTGACTCTTTCGGTAACACAACCAAGAATTAAACCATCGGGAAGTTTAGTGGGTAAGTCTTTAAGAGAATGTACCGCAAAGTCTATGTCTTGATTGAGCATTCCTTGCTCTAATTCTTTGGTAAATAAACCTTTATCGCCTATTTTAGCTAGGGCTACATCTAAGATTTTATCCCCTTGGGTACTCATCTCTATTACTTCAAAGGAGATATTGGGAAAGTTTTTGGCTAATTCTCCTTGTACCCAATGAGTCTGTACTAAAGCTAATTGACTTTTACGTGAACCGATACGAATCGTACGAGAAGGGCTAGAAACGGTCATTTTTATCTTAATGTTTATACTAAATGGCTGATTGAGGGGGAAGTAAATCTTAGCTCAAATGGGGATAGGGAATAGGAAAGTGAAGAATAAGGCAAGAGATGTAATAATTAATTAACTCATTCGATATCTTAACCCCTTTCTTCGGAACTCTGATTCCTCTTACTCCCCTGGAATTTAGACTTGAACTGGTTCGTAAGCTGTGGTTAGCTGTTCGAGTTGGTTAATTAGTAAGCTCAAGAATAAACCTACGTCGGTAACGATTCCAATGGATTCAATTGAGCCGCGATCGCTTAATTTAGTCACAACTGCTGGGTTAATATCTACACAAACCATTTTTACACCAGCCGGAGTCATATTACCTACACCTATGGAGTGGAGCATAGTAGATAGCATTAATACCATGTCTGCTCCTTCTAATAGTCTGGCGTATTCTGTTTGGGCTTTGATTAAATCCATTTCTGTATCCGGTAGAGGACCATCATCACGAATTGAACCGGCTAAACAGAAGGGTACTTGATTGCGGACGCATTCATACATTACCCCTTGAGTAATTACTCCTGCTGCTACTGCTCCTGCTATGCTACCGTAGCGACGGATGCTATTAATTACCTTGAGATGGTGACGATGTCCACCTTTAACGGGTATTCCCCGCTGCATATCTACACCGAGAGAAGTTCCCATCATCGCTTGTTCGATATCATGAACGGCGATCGCGTTTCCGCCTAGTAAAGCTTGGACATAACCTTCTCTAATCAGTCTAGAGAGGTGTTGTGCTCCTCCTGTATGAATTACTACAGGTCCTGCTGTTACTACTACTTTACCTCCCTGGTCGCGAATATGGCGCATTTCCCAGGCTATTTGTTCTACTAATAACTCAACGCGACGTTCACTGGATACACCTGCTCCCATGAAGCTAAATTCTTGATTTGATTGAGTTTCTCTAGTCAAGTTTTTACGACCGCTTCTAATACCTTCGACACCGACTATAACTTGATCTCCTACTTGTAAGTCGCGCAGAATTTTACAAGTTGCTTCTAGTCCTGATGGGGTTTGACTTACTACTATAGCTCCATCCATGCGTTGATTTTGGACTTTTACCCACTGACAATTGACTCTGACTTCTGTGGGATAAATCGTAGTAACATAAAAATCATCTGGGGCTACACCATCTTTAGTCACTACTTCTAGGTTGGTATCGCATATTTCAGCGGGAGGAGCTACCGCACCTAAATCGATTAATTGAGTCATAATGTCTTCCATTATGTCGTGAGAAGGAGCTGATATGCGCACATCCGCTACAGAAGTACTCGCTCTTTGTTCTCCGAGATGGAAGTTAAGAACTTGGAAACTTCCCCCTGATTCTACAATTAAATCTAGAGCTTGATTCATAATTCCCGCGTCGAGTAAATGTCCTTCCATGCGTATGGTGCGACTTTCTACCGCTGTGGTTGCGTGGACATCGGGTAGTCTAGGTTCAGTTACTCTCAGGGTTAGACATTTAGCAGCACCACCTGCTTTGAGAAATTCGGTTAAAGGAGTCTCAATTACTTGGAATCCACGAGCATTTAATCTTTGTTTTAAGTTATCACTGACTTGGTTCATAATCACCAAGCTATTGATATTTACCGCGTTACAAGCAAAGTTCACGGCGTCTGCTTCGGCGATCGCTATTCTTTTTTCTGCAGGAATGCGCATCTCAATCAAGCGATTAGAATAACTATCAAAAGCGGGAGGATAATAGAGCAGATAACCTCCACTCAAAGGACAAAAACAAGTATCGAGATGATAAAATCGTTCATCCACTAACCGTAGTGATAGTACCTCTGTGTCTAACCATTTGGCTAAATAGGGGTGTGAGTCTAATTCTGAGCGGAAACCATAACCGGCCCATAACCAACGCCCTTCTCTGTCAAAGAGTGCGTCTCCTGCTCCTTCAAAGGGTAAATCTTTAGGTAATTCTTGTACTGTAAAACCTTTGGCGGCGAACCATTCTTTAAAATAGGGTTCTTCTCCTTGACGCTCGGGGTGAAAGAAGCGACTGATAACTACGTTATCACCTAATACTAGTCCCGCGTTAGCGGTAAATACCATATCGGGCCAACCCTTGGCAGGCTCTACCAAATCTACTATAGCGTGTTCTTTAATTACGTGATATAGTTTTTCCCATTGCTCTACTGCTTTTTCTGGTGATGATTTATGTATGTTCCCTTCCATCCAGGGGTTAATTACGTAGTCAACGTCGTAGTGCTTTGGTGCGCACATCAGAAAACGAATCGGTTCAGTCATAACTTAATTCGGAACTCAAAATAACAATATGTCTAAAATTTTAATAGACCAACTTACTAATATAACATTAACTCTTATAATTTAAGAAAGTGAATCAGCAAAATTAATCAAATTCCATGGTCAAAAGAACAGAAATACCAACAATAGAAGTGCGTTTACTCCGAGAGGGTATCACTGAGTCTGTACATCAGATTGAAGCAAGTGTCTGTGATCAACGAGGGAGAGTATTATTAGCAGCGGGAAACCCTGAAAAGGGTGCTTTTATTCGTTCTGCTCTCAAACCATTTCAAGCTCTCGCTGTTGCTGCTAATGGTACTTTAGAACGTTATAATCTCTCTGACCAAGATTTAGCGATTATTTGCGGTTCGCATCAGGGAACAAT of the Gloeocapsa sp. DLM2.Bin57 genome contains:
- a CDS encoding TIGR00300 family protein, with protein sequence MTEPIRFLMCAPKHYDVDYVINPWMEGNIHKSSPEKAVEQWEKLYHVIKEHAIVDLVEPAKGWPDMVFTANAGLVLGDNVVISRFFHPERQGEEPYFKEWFAAKGFTVQELPKDLPFEGAGDALFDREGRWLWAGYGFRSELDSHPYLAKWLDTEVLSLRLVDERFYHLDTCFCPLSGGYLLYYPPAFDSYSNRLIEMRIPAEKRIAIAEADAVNFACNAVNINSLVIMNQVSDNLKQRLNARGFQVIETPLTEFLKAGGAAKCLTLRVTEPRLPDVHATTAVESRTIRMEGHLLDAGIMNQALDLIVESGGSFQVLNFHLGEQRASTSVADVRISAPSHDIMEDIMTQLIDLGAVAPPAEICDTNLEVVTKDGVAPDDFYVTTIYPTEVRVNCQWVKVQNQRMDGAIVVSQTPSGLEATCKILRDLQVGDQVIVGVEGIRSGRKNLTRETQSNQEFSFMGAGVSSERRVELLVEQIAWEMRHIRDQGGKVVVTAGPVVIHTGGAQHLSRLIREGYVQALLGGNAIAVHDIEQAMMGTSLGVDMQRGIPVKGGHRHHLKVINSIRRYGSIAGAVAAGVITQGVMYECVRNQVPFCLAGSIRDDGPLPDTEMDLIKAQTEYARLLEGADMVLMLSTMLHSIGVGNMTPAGVKMVCVDINPAVVTKLSDRGSIESIGIVTDVGLFLSLLINQLEQLTTAYEPVQV
- a CDS encoding hydroxymethylbilane synthase, whose protein sequence is MTVSSPSRTIRIGSRKSQLALVQTHWVQGELAKNFPNISFEVIEMSTQGDKILDVALAKIGDKGLFTKELEQGMLNQDIDFAVHSLKDLPTKLPDGLILGCVTERVNPADALVVNAKHQDKQLDTLPEGAVIGTSSLRRLAQLRHYYPHLAFKDVRGNVNTRLAKLDAGEYDAIILAVAGLERLGMSDRIHQVIPAEISLHAVGQGALGIECRQGDQEILPVIKVLEDIPTRDRTLAERAFLRELEGGCQVPIGVNTSITEENLTLMGMVASLDGQTLIKDQVTGKTSSAEALGVELAQKLRQKGAGEILAAIFAEIQR